From Mustelus asterias chromosome 19, sMusAst1.hap1.1, whole genome shotgun sequence, one genomic window encodes:
- the LOC144508007 gene encoding protein SPMIP1-like, translating into MEQKHNMDTEKQNFKDKSLTKEDLLRQCWLKHLQNNRHKPSVRGTEHKKGVMLPHRDLQKTASAEQEKEASVKEGEAEKSEAGKKVATVTLSIMRPVTPEVRALLYDGFSKEEKGRYQYLKARTKKGPSEKYKHALTSSWDYGWKLEDDAEYKKPPFGRSAMVETAFYRRNGIFSKQAPNDVLD; encoded by the exons ATGGAGCAAAAACATAACATGGATACAGAGAAACAAAATTTCAAGGACAAAAGCCTGACCAAAGAGGATCTGCTGAGGCAGTGCTGGCTGAAGCATCTCCAGAATAACCGCCACAAACCCTCAGTAAGAGGGACAGAGCACAAAAAGGGGGTCATGCTACCGCACAGAGATCTCCAGAAGACGGCATCAGCAGAGCAGGAAAAGGAGGCCTCAGTGAAGGAAGGAGAAGCAGAAAAGTCGGAAGCTGGAAAGAAAGTTGCGACAGTAACCCTGAGCATCATGAGGCCCGTCACCCCTGAGGTGCGTGCCCTGCTTTACGATGGATTCTCTAAAGAGGAGAAAGGCAGATATCAATACCTAAAGGCCCGGACGAAGAAAGGCCCCAGCGAGAAATACAAGCATGCCCTCACCTCTTCCTGGGATTATGGCTGGAAATTAG AGGATGATGCTGAGTACAAGAAGCCGCCTTTTGGGCGATCGGCAATGGTGGAAACTGCTTTCTACCGAAGAAATGGTATCTTCAGCAAACAAGCACCAAATGATGTCTTGGATTAA